From Lolium perenne isolate Kyuss_39 chromosome 5, Kyuss_2.0, whole genome shotgun sequence, a single genomic window includes:
- the LOC127301874 gene encoding DNA (cytosine-5)-methyltransferase DRM2 yields the protein MVDWRSDSDDDDNFEWESDGDGEPSSTPALRNLDAAGPSTLVRQDSNGWGNGEAPPPSLIEGYVGMGFPEEMVVKAIKDIGHSDANALLELLLTYKTLGDDAAVGNCSTSGFIPQSTEDDDDDLDSEYWEGDDDADGSDGSSDEGFLRELSEMDKKINSLVDMGYPEDEANLAITRCGVDAPLYVLVDSVCASQAAGEYEVTGRCFDSFGGRKKARLMEDSKKKRKRYGGGSQGSRPPLDEESMPLPNPMVGFNLPGDMLRTVSRKLPRQAIGPPYFYFENVALAPRGSWDAFSRHLYDIVPEFLDSKYMCAAARKRGYIHNLPIETRVNLLPPAPKTIFEAFPHYKKWWPSWDNRKHLNCLQTCIASAKLTERIQSALAKASNPPPPSVQKYVMKECRKWNLVWVGKNKVAALDPDEFEYLLGFPRDHTRGIGKTERYKSLGNSFQVDSVAWHLSVLKAMYPNGVNVLSLFTGIGGGEVALHRLGIHMRTVISVEIGEVNRRVLRGWWDQTQTGTLIEIADVQSLTNERVDSYVERFGGFDLVIGGSPCNNLAGSNRHHRDGLDGEHSALFFHYVRILSAVKSAMRRM from the exons ATGGTG GACTGGCGTAGTgatagcgacgatgatgataactTTGAGTGGGAAAGTGATGGTGATGGTGAACCCTCATCCACTCCGGCCTTGAGGAACTTGGATGCAGCTGGCCCGTCAACACTAGTACGCCAG GATTCTAATGGGTGGGGCAATGGGGAAGCACCACCTCCTTCTTTAATCGAGGGATATGTGGGGATGGGTTTCCCAGAGGAAATGGTCGTCAAGGCCATTAAAGATATAG GGCACAGTGATGCAAATGCATTGCTCGAGCTACTTCTCACTTATAAG ACGCTAGGCGATGACGCTGCAGTGGGTAATTGCTCCACTTCTGGCTTCATCCCCCAGAGtactgaagatgatgatgatgatcttgatTCTGAATACTGGGAAGGAGACGATGATGCTGATGGCTCTGATGGGTCTAGTGATGAG GGTTTTCTACGTGAATTGTCAGAGATGGACAAGAAGATCAACTCCTTAGTAGACATGGGCTATCCTGAAGATGAAGCAAATTTGGCTATTACAAGATGTG GTGTGGATGCCCCTCTCTATGTATTAGTTGATTCGGTCTGTGCATCACAAGCTGCAGGAGAATATGAG GTTACTGGTAGATGCTTTGATTCCTttggagggagaaagaaagcaAGATTGATGGAAGACAGCAAGAAAAAGAGAAAGCGTTATGGAGGTGGATCACAAGGAAGTCGACCCCCATTGGATGAGGAATCAATGCCTCTCCCAAACCCAATGGTTGGATTCAACCTACCTGGTGACATGCTACGGACAGTAAGCAGGAAACTTCCTAGACAAGCTATTGGGCCACCATACTTCTATTTTGAAAACGTGGCCCTAGCTCCAAGAGGTTCATGGGACGCATTTTCAAGACACCTGTATGATATAGTGCCGGAGTTTCTAGATTCTAAGTACATGTGTGCAGCGGCTAGAAAAAGAGGTTACATTCATAATTTGCCCATTGAGACAAGGGTAAATCTTCTCCCTCCTGCTCCGAAGACCATATTTGAGGCCTTCCCTCATTATAAGAAGTGGTGGCCTTCCTGGGACAATAGAAAGCACCTCAATTGCTTGCAGACATGTATTGCGAGTGCAAAGCTGACCGAACGCATCCAAAGTGCTCTTGCAAAGGCAAGTAATCCACCACCTCCAAGTGTTCAGAAGTATGTCATGAAGGAGTGCAGAAAATGGAATCTTGTTTGGGTAGGAAAGAACAAGGTTGCCGCTCTGGATCCAGATGAGTTTGAGTATCTACTCGGTTTCCCAAGAGACCATACTAGGGGAATTGGCAAGACTGAGAGGTACAAATCTCTCGGCAATTCATTCCAAGTGGATTCCGTCGCTTGGCACTTGTCAGTGCTTAAAGCCATGTATCCCAATGGTGTTAATGTTTTGTCCTTATTCACCGGTATTGGAGGAGGAGAGGTAGCTCTGCACAGGCTTGGGATCCACATGCGTACAGTGATTTCTGTTGAGATAGGTGAAGTTAACAGGAGGGTTTTAAGGGGTTGGTGGGATCAGACACAAACTGGCACGCTGATTGAGATTGCCGACGTGCAATCACTCACCAATGAGAGAGTTGATTCATATGTTGAGAGATTTGGTGGCTTTGACTTGGTGATTGGGGGCAGCCCATGTAATAATCTTGCTGGCAGCAACCGGCATCACCGTGATGGCTTGGACGGCGAGCACTCAGCCTTATTCTTCCACTACGTCAGGATCTTGAGTGCTGTCAAGTCTGCTATGAGGAGGATGTAG
- the LOC127301875 gene encoding tuliposide A-converting enzyme 1, chloroplastic-like — MDADAADTVAFDAPGYFRFYKSGKIERLNQSPILPAGVDEATGVTSKDVVLDADTGLTVRLYLPNLQEKPSAKLPVLVYFHGGSFLIGSAKDATYHAYVNALAAAAGVLAVSVDYRLAPEHPLPAAYDDSWAALRWAASAQDGWIAEHGDLSRLFLAGDSAGANIVHDMLMRVADSGGPNVEGAILLHPWFCGSTPIEREPPAVTMVTGMLWSYACPDAAGGADDPRMNPLAPGAPALDKLGCVRMLVTAGLEDGLAARNRAYHDAVAGSSWSGNAAWHGSDGEGHVFFLQKPGCENAKQLMDRIVAFIAGA, encoded by the coding sequence ATGGACGCCGACGCCGCGGACACGGTGGCGTTCGATGCCCCAGGGTACTTCCGCTTCTACAAGAGCGGCAAGATCGAGCGGCTCAACCAGTCACCCATCCTGCCCGCCGGCGTCGACGAGGCCACCGGCGTCACCTCCAAGGACGTCGTCCTCGACGCCGACACCGGCCTCACCGTGCGACTCTACCTCCCCAACCTCCAAGAAAAGCCCTCCGCGAAGCTCCCTGTCCTCGTCTACTTCCACGGCGGCTCCTTCCTCATCGGCTCGGCCAAGGACGCCACTTACCACGCCTACGTCAACGCCCTCGCCGCGGCGGCCGGCGTCCTCGCGGTGTCCGTCGACTACCGCCTCGCCCCGGAGCACCCGCTCCCCGCGGCCTACGACGACTCCTGGGCTGCGCTCCGGTGGGCGGCGTCGGCGCAGGACGGCTGGATCGCCGAGCACGGGGACCTGTCCAGGCTCTTCCTCGCCGGCGACAGCGCCGGCGCCAACATCGTGCACGACATGCTCATGAGGGTGGCGGACTCCGGGGGCCCGAATGTCGAGGGCGCGATACTGCTGCACCCGTGGTTCTGCGGGAGCACGCCGATCGAGCGGGAGCCTCCGGCGGTGACGATGGTCACGGGGATGCTCTGGTCCTACGCGTGCCCGGACGCGGCGGGCGGCGCCGACGACCCGAGGATGAACCCGCTGgcgccgggcgcgccggcgctgGACAAGCTCGGGTGCGTGAGGATGCTCGTGACCGCGGGGCTGGAGGACGGGCTCGCCGCGCGGAACCGCGCGTACCACGACGCCGTGGCCGGCAGCTCGTGGAGCGGCAACGCGGCTTGGCACGGGTCCGACGGGGAGGGTCACGTCTTCTTCCTCCAGAAGCCCGGGTGCGAGAACGCCAAGCAGCTTATGGACCGCATCGTCGCGTTCATAGCCGGTGCCTGA
- the LOC127301876 gene encoding tuliposide A-converting enzyme 2, chloroplastic, whose protein sequence is MDPDEEIEIDFYPFLVVYKSGRVQRFGGTSRKSAGTDAVTGVTSKDVLIDAATGLAARLFLPKGVSSSQKLPVLVYAHGGGFVTESAFSARYTGYVNALVAAAGVVAVSVEYRLAPEHPIPAAYDDVLAALRWAAASCVPGGPEPWLADHGDSTRLFVAGSSSGGNVAHNVVMRAGKGGGARVEVEGMVLLHPLFMGTAPLPSEGTDPTIPARSESIWRCLCAGKYGIDHPFSNPLAMPPEAWAALGCRRVLVTTAELDRARDRGRRYVEALRGSAWGGEEAALYETEGEEHLYYLLKRGARTSSVTAEKAAKEMAAVASFINRAEQRWA, encoded by the exons ATGGATCCGGACGAGGAGATCGAGATCGACTTCTACCCATTCCTTGTCGTGTACAAGAGCGGGCGCGTCCAGCGATTCGGCGGCACGTCGCGGAAGAGCGCCGGCACCGACGCCGTCACCGGCGTCACCTCCAAGGACGTGCTCATCGACGCGGCCACGGGCCTCGCCGCGCGGCTCTTCCTCCCCAAGGGCGTCTCGAGCTCCCAGAAGCTCCCCGTCCTCGTCTACGCCCACGGCGGCGGTTTCGTCACCGAGTCGGCCTTCTCCGCGAGGTACACCGGCTACGTCAACGCCCTCGTCGCCGCGGCCGGagtcgtggccgtgtccgtggagTACCGCCTCGCCCCGGAGCACCCGATCCCGGCCGCCTACGACGATGTGCTGGCCGCGCTCCGCTGGGCAGCGGCGAGCTGCGTTCCCGGGGGCCCGGAGCCGTGGCTGGCCGACCACGGCGACTCCACGAGGCTCTTCGTCGccggcagcagcagcggcggcaaCGTGGCGCACAACGTGGTGATGAGGGCCGGAAAGGGAGGTGGCGCGCGGGTCGAAGTCGAAGGGATGGTGCTGCTTCACCCGCTGTTCATGGGCACGGCCCCGCTGCCGTCGGAAGGCACGGACCCCACGATCCCGGCGAGATCGGAGAGCATCTGGCGGTGCCTGTGCGCCGGCAAGTACGGGATCGACCACCCGTTCTCCAACCCGCTGGCGATGCcgccggaggcgtgggcggcgctcGGGTGCCGCCGGGTGCTGGTGACGACGGCGGAGCTCGACCGCGCCAGGGACAGGGGACGGAGGTACGTGGAGGCGCTGAGGGGCAGCGCGTGGGGCGGGGAGGAGGCTGCGCTGTACGAGACTGAGGGCGAGGAGCACCTGTACTACCTCCTGAAACGCGGAGCGAGAACCAGCTCCGTCACGGCGGAGAAAGCGGCGAAGGAAATGGCGGCTGTTGCGTCGTTCATCAACCGGG CCGAGCAGAGATGGGCGTGA
- the LOC127301877 gene encoding probable carboxylesterase 12, which produces MPMELPAVTDEVAVDCDAFRIYRSGKMDRLCRPARAPTGLDPATGVTTKDVVIDAGTGLSARLFLPARSADPSKNTKLPVLVFFHGGAFLIESAVSPQYHGYVASLAAAAGVLAVSVEYRLAPEHPVPAAYDDAWAALRWAAEAQDEWVAEHGDGARLFLAGDSAGGNMVHNVLIRASFEPAPRVEGAILLHPWFGGNTAVVGEDEAMARDMAVVWECACPGAVGGADDPRMNPMAPGAPGLENLRCERMLVCAGQKDWAAARGRAYYAAVTTSAWRGGASWVESEGEGHVFFLQKPDCANAKELMDRVVAFIAGH; this is translated from the coding sequence ATGCCCATGGAGTTGCCCGCAGTCACCGACGAAGTAGCGGTGGACTGCGACGCCTTCCGCATATACCGGAGCGGCAAGATGGACCGCCTCTGCCGCCCGGCGCGCGCGCCCACGGGGCTCGACCCGGCCACCGGCGTCACCACCAAAGACGTTGTCATCGACGCCGGTACGGGCCTGTCCGCGCGCCTCTTCCTCCCCGCCCGCTCAGCAGATCCCTCCAAGAACACGAAGCTCCCCGTCCTCGTCTTCTTCCACGGCGGCGCCTTCCTCATCGAGTCCGCCGTCTCCCCTCAGTACCACGGCTACGTCGCGTCCCTCGCCGCCGCGGCCGGCGTCCTCGCCGTCTCGGTGGAGTACCGCCTCGCGCCCGAGCACCCGGTGCCCGCCGCCTACGACGACGCATGGGCAGCGCTGCGGTGGGCGGCCGAGGCGCAGGACGAGTGGGTCGCGGAGCACGGCGACGGCGCGCGCCTCTTCCTCGCGGGCGACAGCGCCGGCGGCAACATGGTGCACAACGTCCTGATAAGGGCGTCGTTCGAGCCGGCGCCGAGGGTAGAGGGCGCGATCCTGCTGCATCCCTGGTTCGGAGGGAACACGGCGGTCGTAGGCGAGGACGAGGCGATGGCCAGGGACATGGCCGTGGTCTGGGAGTGCGCCTGCCCCGGCGCGGTGGGCGGCGCGGACGACCCGAGGATGAACCCGATGGCGCCTGGCGCGCCGGGGCTGGAGAACCTCCGCTGCGAGCGGATGCTGGTGTGCGCGGGCCAGAAGGACTGGGCGGCTGCCAGGGGCAGAGCGTACTACGCGGCGGTGACCACGAGCGCTTGGCGCGGCGGCGCGTCCTGGGTCGAGTCGGAAGGAGAAGGGCACGTCTTCTTCCTGCAGAAGCCGGACTGCGCCAACGCCAAGGAGCTCATGGACCGTGTCGTCGCCTTCATCGCCGGCCACTGA